One genomic region from Buteo buteo chromosome 12, bButBut1.hap1.1, whole genome shotgun sequence encodes:
- the TP53 gene encoding cellular tumor antigen p53 isoform X1, translating to MPGQEGTRGDSPARAAAGAAGGDPGVRTGPPPPKRGPRRPVLPPPPPPPAPPIMAEELEPLLGGEGFLDLWNMLPDSIHSIPEELPEWQELNPLDPPADPPGGVPVPPVPADPPPPVPPSPVVPSTEDYEGHHNFRLGFIEAGTAKSVTCTYSPELNKLYCRLAKPCPVQVRVGVPPPPGALLRAVAVYKKSEHVAEVVRRCPHHERCGGPGDGLAPAQHLIRVEGNPQARYHDDETTKRHSVAVPYEPPEVGSDCTTVLYNFMCNSSCMGGMNRRPILAILTLEGPGGQILGRRCFEVRVCACPGRDRKIEEENYRKRGGAKGGAKRALSPAAEAPESSKKRVLNPDPEVFCLQVRGRRRYEMLKEINEALEAAEGGAAPPRPVKGRRPRGEGLVPRCGKKLLLKGEPVDSD from the exons ATGCCGGGACAGGAAGGGACGCGGGGGGATTCCCCAGCGCGTGCAGCGGCGGGAGCGGCTGGAG gggacccaggtgtccggacaggcccccccccacccaagaggggacccaggcgtccggtgctgccccccccgccgccccccccggccccccccatCATGGCGGAGGAGCTGGAGCCGCTGCTGGGGGGCGAGGGCTTCCTCGACCTCTGGAACAT gctCCCTGATAGCATCCACTCGATTCCCGAGGAACTGCCGGAATGG caggagctgaaccccctggacccccccgcggacccccccgggggggtGCCGGTGCCCCCTGTCCCTGCGGACCCCCCTCCGCCggtgcccccctccccggtggTCCCCTCCACCGAGGACTACGAGGGCCACCACAATTTCCGTTTGGGCTTCATCGAGGCCGGGACCGCCAAGTCCGTCACCTGCACC TActccccagagctgaacaagCTGTACTGCCGGCTGGCCAAACCCTGCCCGGTGCAGGTGAGGGTGGGggtcccgcccccccccggggctttGCTCCGCGCCGTCGCCGTCTATAAGAAATCGGAGCACGTGGCCGAGGTGGTGCGGCGTTGCCCCCACCACGAGAGATGTGGGGGGCCCGGAGACG GCCTGGCCCCCGCGCAGCACCTGATCCGGGTGGAGGGGAACCCCCAGGCTCGTTACCACGATGATGAGACCACCAAGCGACACAGCGTGGCCGTGCCCTACGAGCCCCCCGAG GTGGGGTCCGACTGTACCACGGTCCTTTACAACTTCATGTGCAACAGCTCGTGCATGGGGGGCATGAACAGGCGCCCGATTTTGGCCATCCTCACGCTGGAGGGGCCGGG aGGACAGATTTTGGGGCGTCGCTGCTTTGAGGTGCGGGTCTGCGCCTGCCCCGGCCGGGACCGCAAGATCGAGGAGGAGAATTATCGCAAGAGGGGCGGGGCCAAGGGCGGGGCTAAGAGGG ccctgtcaCCCGCAGCTGAAGCCCCCGAGAGCTCCAAGAAGCGGGTGCTGAACCCCGACCCCGAGGTCTTCTGCCTGCAG gtGCGTGGCCGCCGCCGCTACGAGATGCTGAAGGAGATCAACGAAGCGCTGGAGGCGGCCGAGGGGGGGGCGGCACCGCCACGGCC ggTGAAGGGTCGCCGCCCGCGGGGGGAGGGGCTGGTGCCGCGCTGCgggaagaagctgctgctgaagggggAGCCGGTGGACTCCGACTGA
- the TP53 gene encoding cellular tumor antigen p53 isoform X2 produces MPGQEGTRGDSPARAAAGAAGGDPGVRTGPPPPKRGPRRPVLPPPPPPPAPPIMAEELEPLLGGEGFLDLWNMLPDSIHSIPEELPEWELNPLDPPADPPGGVPVPPVPADPPPPVPPSPVVPSTEDYEGHHNFRLGFIEAGTAKSVTCTYSPELNKLYCRLAKPCPVQVRVGVPPPPGALLRAVAVYKKSEHVAEVVRRCPHHERCGGPGDGLAPAQHLIRVEGNPQARYHDDETTKRHSVAVPYEPPEVGSDCTTVLYNFMCNSSCMGGMNRRPILAILTLEGPGGQILGRRCFEVRVCACPGRDRKIEEENYRKRGGAKGGAKRALSPAAEAPESSKKRVLNPDPEVFCLQVRGRRRYEMLKEINEALEAAEGGAAPPRPVKGRRPRGEGLVPRCGKKLLLKGEPVDSD; encoded by the exons ATGCCGGGACAGGAAGGGACGCGGGGGGATTCCCCAGCGCGTGCAGCGGCGGGAGCGGCTGGAG gggacccaggtgtccggacaggcccccccccacccaagaggggacccaggcgtccggtgctgccccccccgccgccccccccggccccccccatCATGGCGGAGGAGCTGGAGCCGCTGCTGGGGGGCGAGGGCTTCCTCGACCTCTGGAACAT gctCCCTGATAGCATCCACTCGATTCCCGAGGAACTGCCGGAATGG gagctgaaccccctggacccccccgcggacccccccgggggggtGCCGGTGCCCCCTGTCCCTGCGGACCCCCCTCCGCCggtgcccccctccccggtggTCCCCTCCACCGAGGACTACGAGGGCCACCACAATTTCCGTTTGGGCTTCATCGAGGCCGGGACCGCCAAGTCCGTCACCTGCACC TActccccagagctgaacaagCTGTACTGCCGGCTGGCCAAACCCTGCCCGGTGCAGGTGAGGGTGGGggtcccgcccccccccggggctttGCTCCGCGCCGTCGCCGTCTATAAGAAATCGGAGCACGTGGCCGAGGTGGTGCGGCGTTGCCCCCACCACGAGAGATGTGGGGGGCCCGGAGACG GCCTGGCCCCCGCGCAGCACCTGATCCGGGTGGAGGGGAACCCCCAGGCTCGTTACCACGATGATGAGACCACCAAGCGACACAGCGTGGCCGTGCCCTACGAGCCCCCCGAG GTGGGGTCCGACTGTACCACGGTCCTTTACAACTTCATGTGCAACAGCTCGTGCATGGGGGGCATGAACAGGCGCCCGATTTTGGCCATCCTCACGCTGGAGGGGCCGGG aGGACAGATTTTGGGGCGTCGCTGCTTTGAGGTGCGGGTCTGCGCCTGCCCCGGCCGGGACCGCAAGATCGAGGAGGAGAATTATCGCAAGAGGGGCGGGGCCAAGGGCGGGGCTAAGAGGG ccctgtcaCCCGCAGCTGAAGCCCCCGAGAGCTCCAAGAAGCGGGTGCTGAACCCCGACCCCGAGGTCTTCTGCCTGCAG gtGCGTGGCCGCCGCCGCTACGAGATGCTGAAGGAGATCAACGAAGCGCTGGAGGCGGCCGAGGGGGGGGCGGCACCGCCACGGCC ggTGAAGGGTCGCCGCCCGCGGGGGGAGGGGCTGGTGCCGCGCTGCgggaagaagctgctgctgaagggggAGCCGGTGGACTCCGACTGA